In Longimicrobium sp., a genomic segment contains:
- a CDS encoding CHAT domain-containing protein has protein sequence MSLARYAVVILGVSGMLTTRAAASAYVGESSGSDIERLHVIEGLAQDSLQRMISRLRTELKTATLNGENSRILKLRLHLGQLFADIALPDSALKYYRLALMLADSSGDSLTSYQSVYLIASLFFDFHQTDSAEVYYRRALARATEAGWKEAQGASLFAVGTVFERRDQWDSTLVYFRRALNVVRNLNLYEDQFTTLLALARVSLAAGQGDSAVAYFRRAYQLSTAQADTNGIIRVLGDLGNYNQWLGRYSEAMDFFRAALALLEARAPGSPGTGRAMVAIANTFRNLSQIDSASLYFRRALNVLRGSRDSDGLDSALGATGRFYGSVGHPDSALIYYAEQLEMRRRTGGGFYDGQVMINIANTYSLLGRPDSAIAIYRQALPKLRAVHDRVGVGLALSGLGAVYSDVNTDSARTYLKMALEVQQALNDGNQVGTLVALALVFKDESMPDSAIAYLREAIQIESDSSDLAMIWNNYGGLMDVVGKPDSALTYFFRARALARSFHARPAEIRALANIAFTSHQGRALSPRNLRTAVAYYDSATALSAAMRTHAGSESNRTWHSEQYISVATMWPLAILALAGPGAAHMSLAAADRGKSQALLDELRNVASVPEFLLFDTVAGADLGQRADALIAPLVRSRSAAVYYLLTPVDTLITWLVLPSKAVRVYKQSVTTAELIRLIIEFRRLLYADSPQTLGLPDGSRIAERANTENSMEAADSVGKRLTDILLPEDVLDSLHSYTDIVIIPHGVLSMLPFAALPSDPVGVPLGIRFAIRYSPSLSLLSVASPRLTNQNGGATLRPALIVADPKMPVDPTSGDPFDPLGMSRVAAQSLARRLGTTALVDSVATETTIRQRMLSGRLIHLATHGVAYGSAEDSRRSFVVLARDSVNDGLLSVGEILDDSHLQLEGAELVVLSACQTGLGRVTLGEGTLGFQRAFLARGARRVLVSLWSVSEDATMFLLDRFYTHLLDASGQVSYSAALQKAQEDTRSRPEYQNPFFWAGFQLVGAP, from the coding sequence ATGTCCCTCGCCCGCTACGCTGTCGTCATCCTCGGTGTTAGTGGAATGCTGACCACTCGTGCGGCAGCAAGTGCGTACGTCGGTGAGTCGAGTGGTTCAGATATTGAGCGTCTTCATGTAATAGAAGGACTAGCGCAAGATAGCTTGCAGAGGATGATTTCGCGCCTCCGGACCGAGCTAAAAACCGCAACCCTGAACGGCGAAAATTCTCGAATTTTGAAGCTACGCTTGCATTTGGGCCAACTCTTCGCAGACATAGCGCTTCCGGATTCAGCGCTTAAGTACTACCGCCTCGCTCTCATGCTGGCAGACAGTTCAGGTGACAGCCTCACGAGCTACCAGAGTGTCTACCTTATTGCCTCACTTTTCTTCGACTTTCACCAGACCGATAGCGCAGAAGTGTATTACCGGCGTGCTCTCGCACGTGCCACCGAGGCTGGGTGGAAAGAGGCTCAGGGGGCAAGCCTATTTGCAGTTGGGACTGTCTTTGAGCGCCGCGATCAGTGGGACTCAACCCTGGTTTACTTTCGCCGAGCACTGAACGTTGTTCGTAATCTCAACTTGTACGAGGATCAATTTACAACGTTGCTGGCGCTCGCACGCGTGTCGTTAGCAGCAGGACAAGGTGATAGTGCTGTTGCTTACTTTCGCCGAGCTTATCAGCTAAGTACGGCTCAAGCTGATACAAATGGAATAATCCGTGTTCTGGGCGATCTTGGGAACTACAATCAATGGCTTGGCCGGTACAGTGAGGCGATGGACTTCTTCAGGGCGGCACTAGCACTGCTTGAAGCACGGGCACCAGGGTCGCCAGGTACCGGACGAGCAATGGTGGCGATCGCAAATACATTTCGCAATTTATCCCAAATTGATTCTGCATCTCTCTACTTTAGGCGCGCTCTCAATGTACTTCGTGGCAGCCGAGACTCGGACGGCCTCGACAGTGCACTCGGGGCAACCGGGCGCTTTTACGGGAGTGTCGGCCATCCGGATTCAGCCCTTATATACTACGCGGAACAGTTAGAAATGCGGCGGCGCACCGGTGGGGGCTTTTATGATGGGCAGGTGATGATCAACATTGCGAATACCTACAGCTTACTTGGGAGGCCTGATTCTGCGATTGCGATCTACAGGCAGGCTCTTCCGAAGCTGCGCGCGGTGCATGACAGAGTAGGGGTTGGTCTTGCGCTCTCTGGACTGGGAGCTGTCTACAGCGACGTTAATACGGATTCCGCTCGTACTTACCTCAAGATGGCACTTGAGGTTCAGCAGGCTCTCAATGATGGGAATCAAGTGGGCACTCTTGTAGCGTTGGCATTGGTCTTCAAAGATGAGAGTATGCCCGATTCAGCCATTGCCTACTTGAGAGAGGCGATCCAGATCGAATCGGATTCTAGTGATCTGGCGATGATATGGAACAACTATGGAGGCCTGATGGATGTCGTCGGCAAGCCCGATTCCGCTCTGACTTACTTTTTCCGTGCGCGCGCGTTAGCACGCTCGTTTCATGCGAGACCTGCTGAGATCCGCGCCTTGGCAAACATTGCTTTTACTTCTCATCAGGGACGGGCCCTATCGCCCCGCAACCTTCGAACCGCTGTAGCCTATTATGATTCTGCGACCGCATTGTCAGCGGCTATGCGAACCCACGCCGGGAGCGAATCCAACAGAACCTGGCATTCAGAGCAGTACATCTCAGTCGCAACGATGTGGCCGCTTGCTATCCTTGCTCTCGCCGGACCGGGTGCGGCTCACATGTCGTTAGCGGCTGCGGACCGCGGAAAATCACAAGCGTTGCTCGATGAGCTCCGCAATGTCGCATCGGTGCCTGAATTCTTGCTTTTCGATACAGTCGCCGGTGCAGATCTGGGCCAACGAGCCGATGCACTGATTGCTCCTCTCGTGCGTTCTCGTTCGGCTGCTGTATATTATCTACTTACGCCGGTTGATACACTCATTACATGGCTCGTTCTGCCGTCGAAAGCAGTCCGGGTGTATAAACAATCTGTAACCACAGCCGAGCTTATTCGACTGATTATCGAGTTTAGGCGTTTGCTATACGCGGACTCACCCCAAACACTCGGATTGCCAGATGGTAGCCGCATTGCTGAAAGGGCGAACACGGAAAACAGCATGGAAGCCGCGGACTCGGTGGGAAAGCGTCTTACCGATATTCTTTTACCTGAAGATGTACTTGATAGTTTACACTCTTACACCGACATCGTGATTATTCCTCACGGCGTGCTATCCATGCTTCCATTCGCAGCACTTCCTTCTGACCCGGTGGGAGTGCCACTGGGTATCCGATTTGCGATAAGGTATAGCCCGTCACTATCGCTGCTATCAGTTGCTTCTCCGAGATTGACGAACCAAAACGGAGGCGCCACCTTACGGCCTGCCTTGATTGTTGCCGATCCGAAGATGCCGGTCGATCCTACATCTGGAGACCCCTTTGATCCGCTCGGAATGTCGCGCGTCGCTGCCCAGTCGCTGGCGCGGAGACTTGGGACGACTGCGTTGGTCGATTCTGTAGCAACTGAGACAACCATTCGACAAAGGATGCTTTCAGGCCGGCTGATCCACTTAGCTACGCATGGAGTGGCCTATGGATCGGCTGAAGATTCTCGGCGGTCTTTCGTTGTCCTAGCCCGTGACTCGGTGAATGATGGTTTACTTTCAGTGGGCGAGATCCTGGACGATTCGCACCTTCAACTTGAAGGCGCAGAACTCGTAGTTCTTAGCGCATGTCAGACCGGTCTCGGTAGGGTTACGTTGGGAGAGGGAACGCTGGGCTTTCAAAGGGCGTTCCTTGCCCGTGGTGCCCGTCGAGTACTAGTGAGTCTTTGGAGTGTTAGTGAGGATGCGACAATGTTTCTTCTGGATAGGTTTTATACCCATTTGCTCGATGCTTCCGGGCAGGTTAGCTACTCCGCTGCCTTACAAAAGGCTCAAGAGGATACGCGCTCGCGACCCGAGTATCAGAATCCATTCTTTTGGGCTGGGTTCCAGCTGGTTGGTGCTCCGTGA